The genomic stretch GCTCTCATGATTTTCCTGGGTGACTGACTGTCCTCAGAATGTCAGcgcaaccccccgcccccaccaccaccaccaatctACCAGGCTTTATTTGTTGAGAGCAAGGGGATATCCTAGCGGTTGAGCATAGTTGTGTCAGAGTGTGCCCAGGTCCCAGGACACCTGAGCATTCATTCTAGCCCAATCCTTGGTCTCTCTTTTATTCTCCGAAGAGATATTATCACATTATTATCTAATGACAGTGATCTCTGGAATTGTTCTGTCACTTTTCTTTTGAGAGATAAGGACTTTCTTACCTTCAAGATCCCTGAAAGTCAGGGCTGGTGTACATTCCAGATTCGCTTTGgtcccattttgtagatggggaAATGAAAAAGTCCATAGCCAGGGCCCTGGTGGTCTGGAGGAAATGGCTTCTCCCTGTCATCCCGCACTGCCTTTTACAAGCTTTATGGCCATGTGCCGTGTGCCCAGCCCCTTTAGTCTCAATCTTCTCATTTCTTAAATGGAGCTAAATGCCCAGAATGCAAACTAAAGCCTGCAGAGGGACTGTGGTCTCTGGAGTAACCTCCTTTCTGTGGCCTGCCGCTCCCCATTTATATCTTGGGACCCGACCCTAATCcctatgctttttttctcttccccacagCCGTTGTGGGAAAGACCCGCTCTCCAGCCCCGGGGGCCCTGGATCTCGGAGGAGCAATTACAATTTGGGTAAGTACAGAAGCATCAGAAAGAATTTGGATGACAGAGTTAGGGTTTGGGCTACAGCCCCAGGAGCTACTTTGGGGTACCTGTGAGGTGTGGTGGGTAGAGTTCTGCTCTGGCTTTCTTGGAGGGAGGCTTCAGGGTGGTGGTTGACACCCCCCCTTTTCTCTGTAGAAGGCATCTCAGTGAAGATGTTCCTTCGCGGCCGCCCAATTACAATGTACATCCCATCTGGCATCCGCAGCCTTGAGGAGCTGCCCAGCGGCCCACCCCCGGAGACCCTCAGCCTTGACTGGGTGTATCCTGCCCCCTCCAGGCCCATGGGAACCATCTTTCCCATCTTGGGAACTGCCCCCCCCTCCTTATGGTTTGCTCCTGGGTTTGCGGGGACAGGGAGACCTGAATCCTCCCCTACCATCCTCTGCCAGTGGCACTGCCAGCCAAAAGCTCTGTCCTGCTCCCCTCTTCCTCATCCTGCCCTTCATATAACCCTTTCCTTGACCGTGATCCCCATTCCAGTTATGGGTACAGGGGTCGGGACTCCCGCTCTAATCTGTTTGTGCTGCGTTCTGGGGAGGTAGTCTACTTTATTGCCTGTGTGGTGGTGCTGTACCGGCCCGGGGGAGGCCCAGGGGGTCCTGGAGGTGGCGGCCAGAGACATTACCGGGGGCACACGGACTGCGTTCGATGGTGAGGGTCCTGGGGCCTGGGAGTGGGCAGCTCTAGGCAAGGGGATGGGGGCTTGGCAGGAAGAGGGCCTGGGTGGGTGtggaggagcagagagagacGCTGCCTTGCTGCTCTGCAGACGTAGAAAAGGTGTCCTGGGTGGTCTTGAGAGATTGACCGCCTTCCATAGAGTGTGCTCTCCTCCACTTAGCCTGGCCGTTCACCCTGATGGTGTTCGTGTAGCCTCAGGACAGACGGCTGGAGTGGATAAGGATGGAAAGGTAAGGCCAAAATCAAACCCAGGTGGACAGGGTGAAATTCCAGCCCAGCTTCCCTTCGTGCCCCTgacccctcctcctcccactccagcCTCTGCAGCCTGTGGTTCACGTCTGGGACTCAGAGACGCTGCTGAAGCTGCAGGAGATTGGACTGGGGGCCTTCGAGCGGGGTGTGGGGGCCCTGGCCTTTTCAGTTGCGGTAAGCTGGCCCCAAAGCCTGTAGACCCCCATCTTCCTTGTCTGAGAACCCCCTTCTTGCACTTCATTGGGAAGCTTCAGAAGTTCTGGCCTTCCTGATCCGTGCCCAGCCAGTTCTCCTGAGAAAGGGACATGTGTCCACTTCTCCTGCCCTCCCAACCTCTGATGGCGCCCCTTGCCTAATGACCTTGAATCCCTAGACCTCTAGACCACACTCAGCTCTTGCGATATGTGTCCCCGTCCTTAGGATCAGGGTGCTTTTCTTTGTGTGGTGGATGATTCAAATGAACACATGCTGTCTGTGTGGGACTGCAGCCGGGGCACCAAGCTGGCGGAGATTAAGGTGAGGACTCCAGGAGGCCTGCAGGGCACCAAGGGTGGAGAGGTGGGAGTACTGGGATGCAGAGAGTGCAGACTTAGCCACACATTTACTTCCTTTCTGGCTGGGTCACCTCGGACCAGCCTCCCAGCTTCTCCGAGGCTGAAATGGGGACTACGGAAGTTCTTACCTCACAGGAGGCAATGTGTGAGGCACTGGGGTGACTCATCAGGAGGGACTGTGAGTAGTGCTCTTAGGGGACGAGGGTCTGGAAGGAAGGGGTTTCTGGACTTCTGTAGACCAGCTGTCAGGATGCACATGAAGAGAGTCAAGTAGAGTGAGGGTGCTCAGGGCTTGGGGTGGCTGAATCTAGTATCTTCCCTTCAGAGCACAAATGACTCCGTCCTGGCTGTTGGCTTCAGCCCTCGTGACAGCAGCTGCATTGTCACCAGCGGGAAATCCCATGTCCACTTCTGGAACTGGAGTGGTGGAGCAGGGGTTCCTGGGAACGGGGCCCTCACCCGGAAACAGGGTGTCTTTGGGGTGAGGTGTGGATGTGTgcagggtggtcagggagggcagAGTGGAGATGGAAGTATTGGTCTGAGGACCCTAATGCTACCAAACTCCCAACTGTCCCGTGACTTTTGGtctttgctcttccctctgctctctgcttGCCTCTCGCCTAGAAATACAAGAAACCCAAGTTTATCCCTTGCTTTGTGTTCCTCCCGGATGGAGACATTCTCACTGGGGACTCAGAGGGGAACATTCTCACCTGGGGGCGGAGCGTCTCAGATTGCAAGACcccaggcaggggtggggccaAAGGTATGTGGCTGTGGGTGGCATCTGGGAAGTCTAGTACCCCAGAGTGTCTGTGGGAACAGAGgattacccatttttttttttttttgctgtgagtTGATAGTTCTCTGTGGACCCCAGCAGAGCCCTCTGGGGGGCCAGTCTAGAAGGGTAGGGAGCAGCATGGCAAGGGGTAAAGGGCGGAGGTTTTGGTGTCAGCCAGatcctgtgttcaaatcccagtgTTGCCACTAGCTGTCTCTCCTTTAGGAAGTTATCCCACTTCTTTGAGTCCCAGTTGTCCAGTCTGTAAACTAGGGAGAATAATAGCCAGGGATCAGAGATGGTATTCAGTAGGCACTCAGATGCTGGCAGTTATTACTTTATTATGACAGACTAGACTGCTCCCGTTCCCCACTTCCCTGCACCCCAAGAGCCTAACCCACCCAGGACTTTGCCAACAGAGACTTACGGGATTGTGGCCCAGGCCCATGCTCACGAAGGTTCCATTTTCGCCCTGTGTCTCCGGCGGGATGGGACCGTGCTGAGTGGTGGTGGGCGGGACCGCCGGCTGGTACAGTGGGGGCCTGGGTTGGTGGCCCTCCAGGAGACTGAGGTGAGGCCTGGACTGggttgagggagggagggggatgaCGAAGGGCCAGTGGGCCCCTGACTTTCTGCCACCACTCTAGATTCCTGAACACTTTGGGGCTGTGCGGGCCATTGCTGAGGGGCTGGGCTCTGAGCTGCTGGTGGGAACTACGAAGAACGCGTTGCTGAGGGGAGATCTGGCCCAGGGATTCTCCCCTGTGATCCAGGTTGGGGAGCCAGAGGCTTAGGGAGGAGGCGGGAAGAGCTGTTGGGGCGGGGCAGAGGTGACAGCATATGTTCTGCTGCAGGGCCACACGGACGAGCTCTGGGGACTGTGCACACATCCCTTCCAGAACCGCTTCCTCACTTGCGGCCATGACCGGCAGCTCTGCCTGTGGGATGGGGAGGGCCACGCGCTGGCCTGGAGTATTGACCTCAAGGTAGAGCCCTGTGTCCCTGGACCCCCAGTGCCACATCCACCATGACTCCCGTGGCTTGAGGTTCTTTCCTCAATATCCCCTTCCATTCTGCTCCCCAGGGGCAGCCAGTGGATACTGGTATATGGCTGTACGCTACTAGAATGTTCATTCTTCCATGCCGATGCCTCCAATGGGCCCCAACGCCCCAGACCTTCTCTTGATCCAGCAACTGACGGTTCATCTCCGGCCTAGCTGGGGGCCTCAGTTCTGGCTGTTAAATGTTTGAGTATCACCCGCCGTTTAGGCTCCAGTGACATCCTGCCTCCACCCCAGGTCTACCgtccctctcctcctgcctcctccttggGAGGAGGAGGCTTTGACCCTACCAAGACACCTATCAAGGTGTCTGTCTTGGTTCCCTCCCCAGAAAGGCATCTTCTTGAATTCACCTTCTCTCCTCTCGCAGGAGACTGGTCTCTGTGCAGACTTCCACCCCAGTGGGGCAGCTGTGGCTGTAGGACTGAACACTGGGAGGTGAGAGGGAGTCAGGACTCCTGGGAGGGGAAAGCACGAGGTATGGGGAGGGTTTCTGGTAATGGGAGGGGGTGTGAAGGAGAGTCATCACTACCTGCTCAGGAGCCCCAACTGCACCTTCCTGTTCCTCACTGCTTCTTCCTGCAACCTGGGCCCCCCTGCTCTCCTGTGTCATCTGTCATCACACCTTCCCCACCACTCTCCCCTCCAAGCTGGGGAGTGGAGGAGGTGGCAGCTCAGGATAGAGAAGCAGCAGGGATGGGAGGCGTGGGGAGACTAACACAGGGAAGTGACAGGCTTACGGACTCCATAAGGCTCTTGTAGTCCAGCCCTGTATTCCTTTAGCAGAAACCCTTCAGCTTTTATCTGCCCTTCGCCTTTTCTCATTTCCCAGCATATCAATGCAGTGCCTACTTCTTTGTCTACCTCATAGCCTTTCTGGGGGTGTGTCTGAGTCTCTCCAACTTGCCAGCCCCCATGCTGCCCAGCACACCTGCTTCCCGCTCCCCTCCCTTCCAGGTGGTTGGTTTTGGACACAGAGACCAGAGAGATCGTGTCTGACTTCACCGATGGCAATGAGCAGCTCTCAGTGGTCCGGTACAGCCCAGGTGGGAGCCATCCCCACCCCGGACCCAGACCGTTCCCTGGCCCTTTCCTGTCTGAGTGACTGTCTTTGTAGATGGGTTGTACCTGGCCATCGGTTCCCATGACAACATGATCTACATCTATAGCGTTTCCAGTGATGGTGCCAAGTCCAGCCGCTTTGGCCGCTGTGTGGTGAGGAaactggggtggagggtgggacaTTGCCATAGCAAGTAAACTCCTCAAAGGGTCCAGTGCATTAAGGGAGGTCCGGGGATGGGAAATGGGAGCTCCATATTTAGCCTCTTAACCTTTGCTCCAGGGTCACTCCAGCTTTATCACTCACCTTGACTGGTCCAAGGATGGGAACTTCATCATGTCCAATTCTGGGGACTATGAGATCCTTTACTGTGAGTGGCAATAGAATGGGCACGGGGAGAAGGTAATTGGGGtgggttctgtgtgtgtgtgtgtgtgtgtgtgtgtgtgtgtgtgtgtgtgttcctcctGGTAGGGAGGGGATGAAGAAGCCTATGTAGGGAGCTCCACGCAGAGGAGCTTTTAGATGGGGAGGTGGAGATGGGATTGGAGTCAGAATTTTACATATAGGAAAAATTTTGTGATTTGAAAAAAAGCCACACATACTGTTTTACACCATGTTTTTCTTGTTCCCACAAGGATTTGAGGGAGTTGAAAAATGCACTGAGAAAAGGCTGTTTTGAAAAAGTTTCTCAGGGCAGGTGTGGAGGGATTGCCTTATCTAGGGAGGAATAACTGATGAGAAGCTGTTAGGAGAACTTCCGTGAGAACTCAGGAAGCAAACGGGGCTGGGTTTTGCCTGGGCTGAGGGCTACTAAGGTGAGTAGATCACATGCCACTGCCTCAAGCCAGTCTTTCCAATCTGGCCTTCACGGCATGGCATCTTCCCCACCGAGGGCAGGGTGAGGGCTGAGCACAGTGGGCTCCGTCTCTCCAGGGGATGTGGCTGGAGgctgcaagctgctgaggaatcgCTATGAGAGCCGAGATCGGGAGTGGGCCACCTACACCTGCGTGCTGGGCTTCCATGTTTACGGTGAGCAGGGACGCAGGGTTGTGGAACCCTGCAGGAGGGATGGGGGGGGGACAGGTGGAGCCTGCCCCGGGCTCGGAATGCTGGGCGTGTGTGGAGGGGTGGGCATCATGATACTGGCAGATCCAGTCCAGGAGGCCCCTCGGGCCCTCCCTCGGGAAGGATTGCCAGGAACGCAGCCGGTGGGTGGCCGCTGCCGCCGGAGCGCAAGAAAGGGTACAGCTCTGGGCTGTGGGTGGAGGCGGGGAGGAGGCCGGGCTGAGGCCAGCCACTGTGCTAGGCGTGTGGCCGGACGGCTCGGATGGCACCGACATCAACTCCCTGTGCCGCTCCCACAACGAGCGCGTGGTGGCTGTGGCTGACGACTTCTGCAAAGTGCACCTCTTCCAGTACCCGTGCGCTCGCGCCAAGGTGAGGCCTCCCGGGGCCTCTGGGGCTGGGCGGGCGAGCAGGGCCCGGGGCTGCGCAGCTCCCGCAACTCGACCTTTCCCCCAACCCAGGCGCCAAGCCTTGTGTACGGCGGCCACGGCAGCCACGTGACCAGCGTTCGATTCACTCACGACGACTCGCACCTCATCTCGCTGGGTGGCAAAGACGCCAGCATCTTTCAGTGGCGAGTGCTGGGCGCCGGGGGCGCGGGGCCGGCGCTTGTTACGCCCTCTCGAaccccctccctgtcccccgCCTCCTCTCTGGACGTCTGATCGCTGCCAGACCGGGCCCACCAGTCCCGCGGCGTGGCCCCGCCCCACGCGACACCCCTGGACCAGGAGCCGACCCTTTCTTCGACTTGGAGACATTCCCGATCGCGCATTTCCCTGGAGGGGGACAACGGCACCCCTGCACACACTGTATAGACCCGCTGGCTGAGCCGGGCTGCCCCAGCCTGGACCCTGATTCCCGCAGCCTGCTGAGGGGCAATAAACCAAAAAGCAAAGTCGCCTCCCAGTCCTTTTGTGGGGCGCGGCTGGGCGCCTCCGGggccctgtgggggtggggattaAGGAAAAGAGAAGCGCGGAAAGGGTGAGGGAGCGTAGACCATTCATGCAAATGACAGGCAAAGCCACTTGCAAATAAGCCCGCGAAGCGCAGGCATGCGAGTCTTTCGGGGCCGCAGGAGGAGCGGCATGGCTCCCGCGAGGAGAGAGTTAAGCCCAACTCTTCTCGGCGTCGGAGGAGGGGCGGAGCTGCAACGGAAATAACCGAGCGCGGGGCCCCGGTTGGCCGGAGGGAGCCGAACTGCTTCCGGAAGTGGCCGATCTGTGGGGTCTCGCTCTCCGACCTGAGTCGAGCGCCGGGCCTTGTTCTCCCGGTCGACCGAAGGTATTCCGGAAGGAGGCGAGCCCCGAGGCGGGCAGGGTCAGCCTTCCCCGCGGCCGGCAGGGCCCGAAGTCTGGTGGGGCTCTGCGAGGGCGGGAGACTCCGGAGCCTGGCTCTGGGCCGGCGGGAGCCGAGCTCGTTCCGGAAGAAGCCGAGCGGACCGGCGCCGGCCTCGGCGTCCCCGGTGTGAGGCAGTAGCAGCGGCGGCGACAGCGCTGACCGAGATGAACCGCGACGGCTGAGGCAGCGGAGGTGCCGGCTGCGCGGGCTTGACCGAGACTTCCGCGAAGCGCCAGCCCCGCGCTCCGGGCTTCGTCTCGAGCCGAGCCCTACCCCCCCGAGCCTCCCGGACCCCTTTGTGCGGCCAGAGGCGGCGGCGGGAACGGCCATGGCGGCCAACATGTACCGGGTGGGAGGTGAGTACTGGGCGCGGGGGCTGCGGGGCCCTGGGCGAGAGCGCCTCGGCCCCCGGCGGCGTGGTTCCGAGAGTGGACCGGAACCGGAACCGGGGGCACGGGGAGCGAGGGTGCTGGGACGGCGACGCGACCCGGCGCCGAGGCTCGCGGAGAGGCTGGGGGCAGCCCCGACGGCACTCTCAGGGTTGTGTCTGGGGTCCCCCGGGTCGGGAAGCGGGGCTTGGGAAAGTGGTTCCAAAGGAGCTGACAGGCAGGCAAGGGGCGCGACGGGCCCGGGCGACCGCTTTGCCTCTTGCGGGGGAGCCACCGGGAGGTTTCTTCTCCCCAGGCGTTATGTGCGCCTCGGTTCACAAAGGAGGGGGGGCCTTGCGCTAGAGTGAACAATAATTGCTCCCTTCCCTGAGCCTAGAGTGCAACCCCATCGCTGAGGTGGTACTGCAGGGGAGCCCCCTGCTTCTTGGTTCTTTCTGAAGGCTCGCTTTTGAACGAAGGGTCTGACTTTAGAACTAGGTGGCCAGGGGTAGGGGCATCCCTTGTTTTCTCTTAGTCTCTCCACTTACACATTTCAGCGTCCTCTCTACCTGGACCCTTACCTACTTTTGGTCCTCCCAGGCCTGCTTTGGTCTCCTCCTACCCTAGTACTTTGGCTCTCCCGTCTTCTCCTGATTTTTTCGGTTATTCCTCACCGCCTCCTACAGATTACGTCTATTTTGAGAACTCCTCCAGCAATCCTTACCTGGTTAGACGGATTGAGGAGCTCAACAAGGTGAGTGGAACAGAATCCATCCGCCAACCCCGCTTCCCCAAAGtgatctcttttttcttaggtCTCTAACTTCAggtggagggggagggtggggagagaaaccTATCCTAAGTACctattcatattcattcattcattcattcattcattcattcattcaatgtatTCAGGAAAGGCTGGCTATTAGAGCTTAGTGGGAACTTTAGTGTTCTATCTCTTGTGGGCTAAAGAAAGAGATTTGGAAGTCTGTGCTTAAATGTAAGTCTCATTCCTAATTTCTGGGTGTTTTCTACATCCCTTAGAAACTTATTGTTGTTAGTCTCTtctttgtgcatttttattttcaaatgaccaGTTTTCACTGCcattttcccccctccccctaGACTGCAAATGGAAATGTGGAGGCAAAGGTTGTGTGCCTTTTCCGGCGAAGGGATATTTCTGGTAGCCTCAACAGCCTGGCCGATAGTAATGCCAGTGAGTGTCTTTGTACCCCCACCCTACCCTCGGCTCCCCTTCCGCCCCTTCCCGGTGAGCTGAGGCCTGGGCATGTCCCTGCAGGTGTTTCTCCTGGTTGCATGCCCTAGGTAGGGGTGTGAGCTTGGGGGTGGGAAATGCCTGTTCTGTGGAGGGAGGCCTGTTTTTAACCGTTGGATGGAAGCAGCGCGAAGAGACCATGATAAGGAGAGCCAGAATGTGTCTTGTGTGTAAGTGTGTCTAGGTGAATGGTGTGGGTAAAGAGATGATAGTATTTAAATAGGGCATGAGGAGGAGCTTTAGAGACGCAGGACCCTTGGGGGACAGTTTGGGTATGTTGGGACAATGGGTCATGGCCGAAGGTCAAGGTGAAGAGGATGAGATTGTACTTAGAAGCCTGCACAACAGGGAAGCAGGCTTATATTGTGATCACCAGGTGGTGAGACTACATTGACGGGACAGAATAGGAAGTGAGGAAAGTTTTCTTgcacttcttcctctttctcacctcTCCTGTTTTCCCCTCTACtccattttatatctttctcttttcctgtagtCGTCTTCCTTCTCTTTATGCTTTCACgttctttcaaaaaatatatctCCTTCACTTTTCTTTAGTGTCCTGTTCCTTTCCTGCTTTgactttccccttcttcttcctccttcctaaattattttccttcttcctggctGTTGTGGGCATGAAGGGGTTAAGGAGGAGCCGGGCCTACCAAGTTCTCTGGCCCTTTGGGGTTTCCAGGCCCATCTGGCAGGGGCTGACCTTGGCCTTGTCCAATCagaaggggtgtgggggggtgtgggAGGTGTGGTCCCCTCCTCTTAGCACAGGGTTTCCGGAGCACACAGGCGAGGGGTGGAGCCTGCTggcctcccccccccaccccgccccccctGAGGTTGGGAACAATGCACCAATGAGCCTGGGCCTGTGGCTCTTTTGCCCCTTCCCACTTTGGTTGGTGCCCAGCCAGGTTAACCCTTTCCACCAAGGTTTCAGGGCAAGTTGCACTTACTTGGGGAGGAAGGTATTGGTACTGGCTTGAGAGGTGCTGTCCTTGAAAGCCCCACAAACTATTATTAGCCAAGTAGAAAGTGAGGAATAGTTAGGGTTGCCTGTGATGTTTAAGAGCAAAGAGTCTCCTGAGCTCTGAAAAGAGGAACTGGTAAACACAACTTTGTGTGATGTGTTTTTTAATCTTACTGAGTTTCTGGATCTCAGGCTGGTTTAGCAAGAAAGAGACCAGTGTGATATTCTTGCTGGGCCTGGTGTGGGCAGATTTGTGCTTTATGAATGGTGTCTGAGCATTGGCACCTGTGTTTGGGATGGATTTCTGTGGCATTCTTCATATTCTCAGCAGCTCTTCCTAAGAACATTAGTGCTGGAGAATTGGGAGCATCTCTGATGGGGCAGAGGGCTAAGCGTGAAATCTGAGGGGGTGAGGGGATGGAAGGCAGATGCCTGGGGAGAGTGGGAGAAACAGCTGAGACAGGAAGTATTCTCCTTGGGCTAGAGTGTCTGAGGTGGCTTCTTTCTGGATTAGTTTCTGACTTGGTTTCTTCCTCCTGAATCTCTCAGGGGAGTTTGAAGAGGAATCAAAGCAGCCAGGGGTGTCGGAGCAGCAGCGACATCAACTGAAGCACCGGGAGCTTTTCCTTTCTCGGCAGTTTGAGTCGTTACCAGCCACCCACATACGGTATGGGACAATTGGGGCCACTGTGGCCAGCAGGCCCTTATTTAGAAGATGGAAAGGAGGGGTAGTGTACTGGGGATGCTGGGGAGAGGGCATGAGGAGCTCACCCAAGGTCTTCTGGTCCCTCTCCTGTAGGGGAAAATGCAGTGTGACCCTCTTGAATGAGACTGATATCTTGAGCCAGTACCTGGAAAAGGAGGTGAGCAAGAGGTattgggagaaaagggaggggagtGGGCATTGCCCCCAAAggcaagaggaaaggaggagtgCGATGAGGTATAGGTTGACAGACTGCCTGTCTTGGGAACTCGGGGTGTACCCCACTGCCCCATGCCTGTGAGGACTGCTGCCCTGCTTACCTCCTCTCTTCCCGTCTCCAGGACTGCTTTTTTTACTCACTGGTGTTTGACCCTGTACAGAAGACACTTCTAGCTGATCAGGGGGAGATCCGAGTTGGTTGCAAATACCAAGCTGAGATCCCAGATCGCCTGGCAGACGGTAAGCAATGGCACAGGCTGTGTGGCTCCTGGGTTATCTGACATCGTAGTCTCTGTGAGTCGTGTGCGCTGGTGTCGTGCAGTGCAGTCTGCGTGGCTCTGTGCTGTGACCCTGACAAAATGAGACCTCAGGAACCTGGAAGGGGCAAGTGGGCACAGTTGGGAAGAGAAGCCTGAGAGTTGAGGTGGCTGATAGAGTCCACTCGGGAGATGAGGACCAAGGTGCTGTTGTGAACTTCAAGACACCTGttattctcctttccctctccccatgATGCCATCGCCCCAGGAGAATCTGATAACCGGAACCAGCAGAAGATGGAGATGAAAGTCTGGGATCCAGACAACCCTCTCACAGACCGGCAGATTGATCAGTTTCTCGTGGTGGCCCGGTGAGGGGCGGGTGGTTGGGGAAGATGGGCTGGGGGAGGTGTGGACATCATTCTGAGTCCTGCTCTTAGAGGTGggcattatttttttgttgttggcttgggtgtttttctttttttctcatcaggCTTATTCCCTTAGCCCACTTGCGCTTTCCTCTTGCCCTCCTGACTTCTTAACTTTTCTCCTAGAGCGGTGGGGACCTTTGCGAGAGCCCTAGATTGTAGCAGTTCCATTCGGCAGCCAAGCCTGCACATGAGTGCAGCCGCTGCCTCCCGGGATATCACCCTGGTGAGCAGAAGTTGGTGGGAAGTCGGGCAGGCTGGGCTTTGTGGGGATCTGCAGAgcctggggaaaggagaggagggtgTGTCTGAGCAAGTGGGTGCATTGAGAGAGTAAAAGCAGGGGAGCGTGCTGAGGGTTTCAGGTCATCAGCAGTTTCCCACTTTCCCTGTAGTTTCACGCAATGGATACATTACAAAGAAACGGCTATGACCTGGCGAAGGCCATGTCAACGCTGGTGCCCCAGGGGGGGCCAGTGCTGTGTCGGGATGAGATGGAGGAATGGTCTGCCTCGGAGGCCATGCTGTTTGAGGAGGCCCTGGAGAAGTACGGGAAGGACTTCAATGATATTCGCCAGGACTTTGTAAGTGGATGGGGCTAGGAGGAGAGATAGAAGAGATGACAGGTCGGGGAACCAGGTCCTGGGGCCAGATGCTAGCTCATCCTTCTACCCTCTGACCCCCTTAGCTACCCTGGAAGTCACTTGCGAGCATAGTCCAGTTTTATTACATGTGGAAAACCACAGACCGCTATATTCAGCAGGTATGGtttgggctggggaggctggacCACAGGCCACCTACTCACCTCTGCCTTTGAAGTTGATGACATCCTACTGCTAAGATGCTCtgatccttctctttctttcctgcagAAGAGATTGAAAGCTGCTGAAGCAGACAGCAAACTGAAACAGGTCTACATCCCCACCTAGTAAGTGTGATGGGTAGGAGAGCCTggcatattttccttttctttctccaacgTGTGCTTTTTCCTCAGTGATTAGGGGTGGGCAGGAGACAGGGTCAAATTATTAGAGAGGAGTGGAAATGGATTCTTTGtcctgaattctttccttctccGTCCTGCCCCTCTCAGCACCAAACCAAATCCTAACCAGATCATCTCTGTGGGCTCAAAACCTGGCATGAATGGAGCTGGATTCCAGAAGGGGCTAACTTGCGAGAGCTGCCACAGTGAGTTCCAGGGAGGACGGGGatgttgggggtgggtgagaagTCTGCTCTGGCCTGGGAACCCGAGGGGCTCAAATGGTATGTTTTCCCCTGACCTCCCCTTCCTCTCGGTGCTCTTATAGCCACACAGTCTGCCCAGTGGTACGCCTGGGGCCCACCCAACATGCAGTGCCGCCTCTGTGCTTC from Rhinolophus ferrumequinum isolate MPI-CBG mRhiFer1 chromosome 11, mRhiFer1_v1.p, whole genome shotgun sequence encodes the following:
- the EML3 gene encoding echinoderm microtubule-associated protein-like 3 isoform X2, giving the protein MDGAGGPGKGPSHEALQSLSQRLQVQEKEMELVKAALAEALRLLRLQASPTSLQDSGMPAPTRDSPAAPPGLPPTCTLSLVSRGTQTETEVEMEPSPGPPGLSNGPPDPQGGSEEPSGTQSEGGGSSSSGTGSPGGTGSPGILRLVHPPQRSDTARRNSSSSSSPSERPRQKLSRKAASSANLLLRSGSTESRCGKDPLSSPGGPGSRRSNYNLEGISVKMFLRGRPITMYIPSGIRSLEELPSGPPPETLSLDWVYGYRGRDSRSNLFVLRSGEVVYFIACVVVLYRPGGGPGGPGGGGQRHYRGHTDCVRCLAVHPDGVRVASGQTAGVDKDGKPLQPVVHVWDSETLLKLQEIGLGAFERGVGALAFSVADQGAFLCVVDDSNEHMLSVWDCSRGTKLAEIKSTNDSVLAVGFSPRDSSCIVTSGKSHVHFWNWSGGAGVPGNGALTRKQGVFGKYKKPKFIPCFVFLPDGDILTGDSEGNILTWGRSVSDCKTPGRGGAKETYGIVAQAHAHEGSIFALCLRRDGTVLSGGGRDRRLVQWGPGLVALQETEIPEHFGAVRAIAEGLGSELLVGTTKNALLRGDLAQGFSPVIQGHTDELWGLCTHPFQNRFLTCGHDRQLCLWDGEGHALAWSIDLKKGIFLNSPSLLSQETGLCADFHPSGAAVAVGLNTGRWLVLDTETREIVSDFTDGNEQLSVVRYSPDGLYLAIGSHDNMIYIYSVSSDGAKSSRFGRCVGHSSFITHLDWSKDGNFIMSNSGDYEILYWDVAGGCKLLRNRYESRDREWATYTCVLGFHVYGVWPDGSDGTDINSLCRSHNERVVAVADDFCKVHLFQYPCARAKAPSLVYGGHGSHVTSVRFTHDDSHLISLGGKDASIFQWRVLGAGGAGPALVTPSRTPSLSPASSLDV
- the EML3 gene encoding echinoderm microtubule-associated protein-like 3 isoform X3 → MDGAGGPGKGPSHEALQSLSQRLQVQEKEMELVKAALAEALRLLRLQASPTSLQDSGMPAPTRDSSPAAPPGLPPTCTLSLVSRGTQTETEVEMEPSPGPPGLSNGPPDPQGGSEEPSGTQSEGGGSSSSGTGSPGGTGSPGILRLVHPPQRSDTARRNSSSSSSPSERPRQKLSRKAASSANLLLRSGSTESRCGKDPLSSPGGPGSRRSNYNLEGISVKMFLRGRPITMYIPSGIRSLEELPSGPPPETLSLDWVYGYRGRDSRSNLFVLRSGEVVYFIACVVVLYRPGGGPGGPGGGGQRHYRGHTDCVRCLAVHPDGVRVASGQTAGVDKDGKPLQPVVHVWDSETLLKLQEIGLGAFERGVGALAFSVADQGAFLCVVDDSNEHMLSVWDCSRGTKLAEIKSTNDSVLAVGFSPRDSSCIVTSGKSHVHFWNWSGGAGVPGNGALTRKQGVFGKYKKPKFIPCFVFLPDGDILTGDSEGNILTWGRSVSDCKTPGRGGAKETYGIVAQAHAHEGSIFALCLRRDGTVLSGGGRDRRLVQWGPGLVALQETEIPEHFGAVRAIAEGLGSELLVGTTKNALLRGDLAQGFSPVIQGHTDELWGLCTHPFQNRFLTCGHDRQLCLWDGEGHALAWSIDLKETGLCADFHPSGAAVAVGLNTGRWLVLDTETREIVSDFTDGNEQLSVVRYSPDGLYLAIGSHDNMIYIYSVSSDGAKSSRFGRCVGHSSFITHLDWSKDGNFIMSNSGDYEILYWDVAGGCKLLRNRYESRDREWATYTCVLGFHVYGVWPDGSDGTDINSLCRSHNERVVAVADDFCKVHLFQYPCARAKAPSLVYGGHGSHVTSVRFTHDDSHLISLGGKDASIFQWRVLGAGGAGPALVTPSRTPSLSPASSLDV